The bacterium DNA segment AGCTTCGCGATGAGGTGGTCCACGGCCGCGGCCAACACCGGGTCCAGCCCGCTCGTGGGCTCATCATACAGCACCAGATCGGGCTGGGTGGCCAAGGCACGCGCGACCGACACCCGCTTCTTCATGCCGCCGGACAAATCAGCCGGCATGAGGTGTTCGGTCCCGGTCATGTCCACGACGTCCAGCAGCTCTGTAACCCGGTGGCGGACCTCGTCATCCGACGCGCCACGGCGGCGCAGCGCGAAGGCCACGTTGTCGTAGACACTCATGGAGTCAAAGAGCGCCGAATACTGAAAGGCCATGCCCATGCGCAGCCGCACTTCGTTGATCTGGGTCTCCGAGGCGTCGGTGATGTCCACGCCATGGACGACAATGCGGCCTGACTGCGGCTTGACCAGCCGCATGATGTTATGCAACAGCGTGCTCTTACCCGCCCCCGAGAGCCCCATCACGCCGAGGACTTCGCCCCGGTACAGCTCCAGGCTCACCCCGTCGAGCACCTGCTTACCCTCAACGGCGTAGGTCAGGTTCTCGACGACGATGAGACGGTCGCGCTCCGGTCCCATGGCTACCCCGGGTAAACAATGGCCGTCAGGAGCAGGTTCGCGGCATAGATCAGCATGATGCAGTAGACGACCGCGCGGGTCACCGCGCGCCCGACATCCTCCGAGGCCATCCGGCAACTCAGCCCCTGGTGACAGCTCACAATGGCGATGATGGCAGCGAAGAACACCGTCTTGGTGATCCCCCCCGCGACGGTCCACGGCCGCAGATTCCCCGGGATGTTCGCCCAGTACGCCACTTCGTTGATCTTGCCCGTGCCCGCCGCGATGAAGTAGCCGCCGGTGACGCCCACGAAATCGCCGATGATCGCCAGCAGCGGCAGCATGACAATGGTTGCCAAGAAGCGCGGTCGGACCAGGTAATGAACCGGGTCCGTGGCCAACGCCCGCAGGGCGCTGATCTGCTCCGTCACCTTCATCGTGCCCAGCTCGGCAGTCATGCCCGAACCGGCGCGGGCCGCCACCACGATGGCCGTCAGCACAGGCCCCAACTCGCGGCACATGCTCTCAGCCACCAGCCACCCCACCAGGTTCCCCACCCCCAGGCGGTCGGCCTGCTGTGCGGTGTGGTAGGCCAGGACCATCCCCGAGAACATGGTCGTGATGGCCACGATGGGGAGCGAATCGATCCCGACCTGCGCCATCTGGTACACGGCCTGGCGTCGTTCAGCGGGGCGGTGGAGGCCGCCGATGGTGTGAAGTAGTAGAATGAAGGTCTCGCCGAAGAAGCTGAAAAACGCCAGAACGCGGCGGCCCAGCGAATTGGTTAGCTGCAGCACCACCGGCACCTCGGCTGCGAGTTCGCACGGGACGCTGACGCCTGGAGACGTCACCCTGGGCTCGAGCCAATCCTGGGGGAATCACTCCGCTGCCGATTATACATTTGCGGGGGCCTGAGCGTCAAGGAACCGCCAGACGCCCCCGAGCGGGGCCG contains these protein-coding regions:
- a CDS encoding ATP-binding cassette domain-containing protein gives rise to the protein MGPERDRLIVVENLTYAVEGKQVLDGVSLELYRGEVLGVMGLSGAGKSTLLHNIMRLVKPQSGRIVVHGVDITDASETQINEVRLRMGMAFQYSALFDSMSVYDNVAFALRRRGASDDEVRHRVTELLDVVDMTGTEHLMPADLSGGMKKRVSVARALATQPDLVLYDEPTSGLDPVLAAAVDHLIAKLRDDVGVSAIVVTHDVTHLFAYADRAMMLYEGKVIATGTPDELRGSGNPVVRQFITGSIDGPIKV
- a CDS encoding ABC transporter permease → MTSPGVSVPCELAAEVPVVLQLTNSLGRRVLAFFSFFGETFILLLHTIGGLHRPAERRQAVYQMAQVGIDSLPIVAITTMFSGMVLAYHTAQQADRLGVGNLVGWLVAESMCRELGPVLTAIVVAARAGSGMTAELGTMKVTEQISALRALATDPVHYLVRPRFLATIVMLPLLAIIGDFVGVTGGYFIAAGTGKINEVAYWANIPGNLRPWTVAGGITKTVFFAAIIAIVSCHQGLSCRMASEDVGRAVTRAVVYCIMLIYAANLLLTAIVYPG